The following proteins are encoded in a genomic region of Pyrus communis chromosome 11, drPyrComm1.1, whole genome shotgun sequence:
- the LOC137749175 gene encoding AAA-ATPase ASD, mitochondrial-like, with protein sequence MRMMGEMWAKLGSMVASAIFMSAVFRDFLPVQLRNHVELYIHKLANFFDPYVQITFDEHTNQFRKRSEVYSAIQSYLSTKSSARVRRLKAHDVKNSKCLVLSMDDNEEITDEFQGITFSWTLVKRMANQTSFSIYPQPNEKKCYKLTFHRRYRDILTGSYLDHVIKEGKAISASNRQRKLYINNPAEDWNSYRGTKWSHIVFEHPATFESLAMDPKKKEEIINDLIKFSQGKEYYAKIGKAWKRGYLLYGPPGTGKSTMIAAISNLMNYDVYDLELTQVKDNTELRKLLIDTPSKSIIVIEDIDCSLDLTGQRKKKKDEEDKEEKDSVRKKREDQENKPSKVTLSGLLNVIDGIWSACGGERLIVFMTNYVDKLDPALIRRGRMDKHIELSYCCFGAFKVLARNYLGLETHELFERIGRLLGETDMTPADVAENLMPKSDVEDAESCLKNLIEALEAAKEEAKIKADEEAKQKAENEMKSKAEEDQNLNAEKEA encoded by the coding sequence ATGCGTATGATGGGAGAAATGTGGGCAAAATTAGGCTCGATGGTTGCGAGTGCGATATTCATGAGTGCCGTATTTCGAGACTTCCTTCCGGTGCAACTTCGGAATCATGTCGAACTATACATCCATAAACTAGCGAACTTTTTCGACCCTTACGTGCAAATTACATTTGATGAGCACACCAATCAGTTTCGCAAGCGAAGTGAAGTCTATTCCGCCATCCAGAGCTATCTCAGCACCAAGTCTTCTGCCCGAGTGAGGCGGCTCAAGGCTCATGATGTCAAGAACAGCAAGTGTCTAGTCCTTAGCATGGATGACAACGAAGAAATCACCGACGAATTTCAAGGCATTACGTTTTCGTGGACTCTGGTGAAACGAATGGCGAACCAGACTTCATTTTCTATCTACCCTCAACCTAATGAGAAGAAATGTTATAAGCTGACGTTCCACAGACGCTATCGAGATATCCTTACGGGGTCTTACCTTGATCATGTGATAAAAGAGGGGAAGGCGATATCGGCAAGCAACAGGCAAAGAAAGCTTTACATCAACAATCCTGCAGAGGATTGGAATTCATACCGAGGGACGAAATGGAGTCACATTGTTTTTGAGCACCCGGCAACATTTGAAAGCCTAGCAATGGACccgaaaaagaaggaagaaatcaTCAATGATCTCATCAAGTTCAGTCAGGGAAAAGAGTACTATGCAAAAATCGGGAAGGCATGGAAGCGGGGTTATCTCCTCTACGGGCCACCAGGAACTGGAAAGTCTACCATGATTGCTGCCATTTCTAACCTCATGAACTACGATGTCTATGATCTTGAACTAACGCAGGTTAAGGACAACACCGAGCTGAGGAAGCTTCTGATAGACACGCCGAGTAAGTCTATAATTGTGATTGAGGACATTGATTGCTCGCTTGATCTTACCGGACAgcgaaagaagaaaaaggatgaGGAGGACAAGGAAGAAAAGGATTCAGTTCGGAAAAAGAGGGAAGATCAAGAAAACAAACCGAGCAAGGTGACTCTTTCGGGGCTGCTAAACGTTATCGATGGGATTTGGTCAGCTTGTGGAGGGGAGAGACTGATCGTGTTCATGACTAATTATGTGGACAAGCTCGATCCTGCACTCATCAGAAGAGGAAGGATGGACAAGCACATAGAATTGTCCTACTGCTGCTTTGGAGCGTTCAAGGTTCTTGCTAGGAATTATTTGGGTTTGGAGACGCACGAATTGTTTGAAAGGATTGGGCGTTTGTTGGGGGAAACGGATATGACACCTGCTGATGTTGCAGAGAATTTGATGCCGAAATCTGATGTAGAGGATGCTGAGTCTTGTTTGAAGAACTTGATCGAAGCTCTCGAGGCTGCGAAGGAGGAGGCAAAGATCAAGGCCGACGAAGAAGCTAAACAGAAGGCAGAGAACGAAATGAAATCGAAGGCAGAGGAAGACCAAAATTTGAATGCAGAGAAAGAAGCATAA
- the LOC137708635 gene encoding AAA-ATPase ASD, mitochondrial-like, whose translation MMGEMWAQTGSVIASVMFVAAIFQQYLPPQLRYHVERYTKKLVSFVYPYIQISFDEFTNDFRKRSEIYSAIQSYLSAKSSTRAKRLKAHDVKDSKSVVLGMDDNEEVTDEFQGINLSWASMKRTKNQTSFSFYPQADEKKHYTLTFHRRHRDIITGSYLDYVIKEGKAILVSNRQRKLYINNPTQNWYSYKGTKWSHVVFEHPASFETLAMDPKKKKEIVNDLIKFSKGKEYYEKIGKPWKRGYLLYGPPGTGKSTMIAAMSNFMDYDVYDLELTTVKDNTELRKLLIDTPSKSILVIEDIDCSLDLTGQRKKKKKKDEEDKEEKDPVQKKKEDEENTPSKVTLSGLLNFIDGIWSACGGERLIVFTTNYVDKLDPALIRRGRMDKHIELSYCCFEAFKVLARNYLDLDSHELFETIARLLGETNMTPADVAENLMPKSVIQDAESCLKSLIEALEAAKEEARMKAEEEAKSKAEEAAKL comes from the exons ATGATGGGAGAAATGTGGGCTCAAACGGGCTCGGTGATTGCGAGTGTGATGTTTGTTGCTGCCATATTCCAACAGT ACCTTCCTCCCCAACTTCGGTACCATGTCGAAAGATACACTAAAAAATTAGTGAGCTTTGTCTACCCTTACATCCAAATCTCCTTTGATGAATTCACCAATGATTTTCGCAAGCGAAGTGAAATCTATTCCGCCATCCAGAGCTACCTCAGCGCGAAGTCTTCCACCCGGGCTAAGCGGTTAAAAGCTCATGATGTCAAGGACAGCAAGTCTGTAGTCCTTGGCATGGATGACAATGAAGAAGTGACTGATGAATTTCAAGGCATTAATCTTTCATGGGCTTCGATGAAACGAACGAAGAATCAGACTTCATTTTCTTTCTATCCTCAGGCTGATGAGAAGAAACATTATACGCTGACGTTCCACAGACGCCATCGAGATATCATCACGGGGTCTTACCTTGATTATGTGATAAAAGAAGGGAAGGCGATATTGGTGAGCAACAGGCAACGAAAGCTCTATATCAACAATCCTACACAGAATTGGTACTCCTACAAGGGGACAAAGTGGAGCCATGTAGTGTTTGAGCACCCGGCATCATTTGAAACCCTAGCAATGGACccgaaaaagaagaaggaaatcgTCAATGACCTCATCAAGTTCAGCAAGGGAAAGGAGTACTATGAGAAAATCGGGAAGCCATGGAAGCGGGGTTATCTACTTTACGGGCCACCAGGCACTGGAAAGTCCACCATGATTGCTGCCATGTCTAATTTCATGGATTATGATGTCTATGATCTTGAGTTAACGACGGTGAAGGACAACACTGAGCTGAGGAAGCTACTGATTGACACGCCTAGTAAGTCTATACTTGTGATTGAGGACATTGATTGCTCGCTTGATCTTACAGGACagcgaaagaagaagaagaagaaggatgaggaggacaaagaagaaaaggatccagttcaaaaaaagaaggaagatgaagaaaacACACCAAGCAAGGTGACTCTTTCGGGGCTGCTAAACTTCATCGATGGGATTTGGTCAGCTTGCGGAGGGGAGAGACTGATCGTGTTCACTACTAATTATGTGGACAAACTTGATCCTGCGCTCATTAGAAGAGGAAGGATGGACAAACACATAGAATTGTCCTACTGCTGCTTCGAAGCATTCAAAGTGCTTGCTAGGaattatttggatttggattcacACGAGCTGTTTGAAACGATTGCGCGTTTGTTGGGCGAAACCAATATGACTCCTGCTGATGTCGCTGAGAACTTGATGCCTAAGTCTGTTATACAGGATGCTGAATCTTGTTTGAAGAGCTTGATCGAAGCTCTCGAGGCTGCGAAGGAGGAGGCAAGAATGAAGGCCGAGGAAGAAGCGAAATCAAAGGCAGAGGAAGCGGCAAAACTGTGA